In a single window of the Luteolibacter sp. Y139 genome:
- a CDS encoding replicative DNA helicase, whose protein sequence is MSEIPQSPITERTVLSLMARDESFRRRASADGLDSDHFYACKPIFDAITELARNGEPVDEATLSASLEHSGQIMSIGGHIVISDLFRETTGGRAWAKYLKDLRMTHAMRIQRDGLAWATDATTTDEALEALESTREAMRRALAGPTRSKTMRQVMAELMEEMKRLAAAGPIPGISTGMDDLDAATGGLKDGSLWTVLAQTSRGKSVLMLQIACAALKAGYKVAFFSVEMMTIEIGMRAVSNRGKIPMELMTQPRRAKKLDLQAIENQIRILVEETCWVNDTPGMSLAYIEREACRLADENDGLDLVVVDYLQILKAERNRNQNREEAVAGLSNGLKQLAKKLNCPVLTGSQVNKKGDSRESDAILFDSDVALMIGDDGIKLAKVRNGPKDVTLHYRLNGAVQAFQPFTPPPPEEAPPEVVNKQADQWKAARKGRTDKQFKK, encoded by the coding sequence GTGTCTGAGATCCCGCAGTCGCCAATCACCGAGCGCACGGTGCTCTCGCTCATGGCGAGGGACGAATCCTTCCGCCGCCGTGCCTCCGCGGACGGGCTCGACTCGGACCACTTCTACGCCTGCAAGCCGATCTTCGACGCGATCACCGAGCTTGCCCGCAATGGCGAACCCGTCGACGAGGCCACGCTCTCCGCCTCGCTCGAGCACTCCGGCCAGATCATGTCTATCGGCGGACACATCGTAATCTCGGACCTGTTCCGTGAGACCACCGGGGGCCGTGCCTGGGCGAAATACTTGAAGGACCTGCGAATGACGCATGCCATGCGCATCCAGCGCGATGGCTTGGCATGGGCCACTGACGCGACCACTACCGACGAAGCGCTGGAAGCCCTGGAGTCAACCCGTGAGGCGATGAGGCGGGCTCTCGCGGGCCCCACGCGGTCGAAGACGATGCGGCAGGTGATGGCGGAGCTGATGGAGGAAATGAAGCGGCTTGCGGCTGCGGGCCCTATCCCGGGCATCTCGACTGGCATGGACGATCTGGACGCCGCCACCGGCGGGCTCAAGGACGGAAGCCTCTGGACCGTTCTCGCTCAAACTTCCCGAGGTAAGTCGGTCCTGATGCTCCAGATCGCATGCGCGGCCCTGAAGGCCGGATACAAGGTGGCGTTCTTCTCGGTCGAGATGATGACGATCGAGATCGGGATGCGTGCGGTGTCGAACCGCGGAAAAATTCCGATGGAGCTGATGACCCAGCCGAGGCGCGCCAAGAAGCTGGACCTTCAGGCGATCGAGAATCAGATCCGAATCCTGGTCGAGGAAACCTGCTGGGTGAACGACACGCCCGGAATGTCCCTGGCCTACATCGAGCGGGAAGCATGCAGGCTCGCCGACGAGAATGACGGGCTCGACCTTGTGGTCGTCGACTACCTGCAAATTCTCAAGGCAGAGCGAAACCGGAACCAGAACCGCGAGGAAGCGGTTGCCGGCCTCTCCAACGGCCTCAAACAGCTTGCCAAGAAGCTGAACTGCCCGGTCCTCACCGGTTCCCAGGTGAACAAGAAAGGCGATAGCCGCGAGTCCGACGCCATCCTCTTCGACTCCGATGTGGCCCTGATGATCGGCGACGACGGCATCAAGCTGGCCAAGGTGCGGAACGGACCGAAGGACGTCACGCTGCACTACCGCCTCAATGGTGCCGTACAGGCCTTCCAGCCATTCACGCCGCCTCCGCCGGAGGAGGCGCCTCCAGAAGTCGTAAACAAGCAGGCCGACCAATGGAAGGCCGCGCGGAAGGGCCGCACGGACAAGCAGTTCAAGAAATGA
- a CDS encoding DUF1376 domain-containing protein codes for MNTQAPAFQFYPQDFLVGTAIFTAEQAGAYIRFLCYQWEHGALPDDIETLARLGGCHGNAVASVRAKFDVGADGLLRNARLEQIRNEQKAFRDRQSQNAKNGWEKRNKKTDTDATASKRQRGGKKAAHAKPDATAMPNACQNDALHSSNNTPIVPTGDGADSGNLPWDEDAECCARIWEAYDIFPRGRERSSKPRVRKAWDAIPKSERPEHDELVDSLGLWRKSEKWTKAGGQYVCTAHVWVKDRKWGITPVPAPTATGGEDSLLGRTLKTSEFRV; via the coding sequence ATGAACACCCAGGCACCTGCTTTCCAATTCTACCCGCAAGACTTCCTGGTCGGCACCGCCATCTTCACCGCGGAGCAGGCCGGCGCTTACATCCGGTTCCTCTGCTACCAATGGGAGCACGGTGCTCTCCCGGACGACATCGAAACCCTCGCGCGACTGGGCGGATGCCATGGCAATGCGGTGGCATCCGTGCGGGCGAAATTTGACGTCGGCGCTGATGGTCTCCTCCGGAATGCGCGTCTCGAACAAATTCGAAACGAACAGAAGGCGTTTCGCGACCGACAGTCACAAAACGCAAAAAACGGATGGGAAAAGAGAAACAAGAAGACGGACACCGATGCCACCGCATCAAAGCGGCAGCGTGGTGGCAAGAAAGCGGCACATGCCAAACCGGATGCCACTGCGATGCCGAACGCATGCCAAAACGATGCTCTTCATTCTTCTAATAATACCCCTATAGTCCCCACAGGGGACGGGGCGGATTCTGGAAATCTCCCGTGGGACGAAGACGCCGAGTGCTGCGCCCGGATCTGGGAAGCCTACGACATCTTCCCCCGTGGCCGTGAGCGCTCCTCCAAGCCCAGGGTGCGGAAGGCGTGGGACGCGATCCCGAAATCAGAGCGGCCGGAGCACGACGAACTCGTCGACTCGCTCGGCCTTTGGCGAAAGTCGGAGAAGTGGACCAAGGCGGGCGGCCAGTACGTCTGCACAGCCCACGTCTGGGTGAAGGACCGGAAGTGGGGAATCACGCCGGTGCCCGCGCCGACAGCCACCGGCGGCGAAGACTCCCTGTTGGGACGAACCCTCAAAACCTCCGAGTTCCGTGTCTGA
- a CDS encoding S24 family peptidase yields the protein MDRERKNNAISVRLEPQLRERAAAVEKATGINTADLIRQSLEAVIRSFELNGKIDFPIYVVGSEGMLSAVAQTFVEKEGEKMRGRIEELLYARMEEEWRKHTGLFPPKEGDGGNYVIEVDDWVSAGGPEKEDRISIDCIVTEKNYPENYRAFQVSGQSMYPEIVDSEVVIVRPNHEMADPVSGSRVIFRDDAGRLSLHQFIIDANGVRSLRPYNPVFPEIKPIAAGLIDAVVVDVLPLPEGQKVMTEAEFRAIHGWPPGHPDAPKPT from the coding sequence ATGGATCGCGAAAGGAAGAACAATGCAATCTCCGTGCGTTTGGAGCCTCAGCTTCGAGAGCGCGCGGCGGCCGTCGAGAAAGCAACCGGGATCAACACCGCGGACCTAATAAGACAATCCCTGGAGGCAGTAATACGCTCGTTCGAGCTGAACGGGAAAATCGATTTCCCCATCTATGTAGTCGGCTCCGAAGGTATGCTCTCCGCTGTTGCCCAAACTTTCGTTGAAAAGGAGGGCGAAAAGATGCGGGGACGCATCGAAGAATTGCTTTACGCAAGGATGGAAGAGGAGTGGCGGAAACACACGGGACTCTTCCCTCCAAAGGAAGGCGATGGGGGTAATTATGTCATCGAGGTAGACGACTGGGTTTCCGCGGGCGGACCTGAGAAGGAGGATCGGATCAGCATTGACTGCATCGTCACTGAGAAAAACTACCCCGAGAACTACCGCGCTTTCCAAGTGTCTGGACAGTCGATGTATCCGGAGATCGTAGATTCCGAGGTCGTAATTGTTCGGCCAAATCACGAGATGGCTGATCCTGTATCGGGATCGCGGGTGATTTTCCGAGATGACGCCGGTAGACTATCGCTTCATCAGTTTATCATCGACGCGAACGGCGTCCGGTCATTGAGGCCGTATAATCCGGTATTTCCCGAGATCAAGCCCATCGCTGCCGGGCTCATTGATGCAGTTGTTGTCGACGTGCTCCCGTTGCCCGAAGGGCAGAAGGTTATGACGGAAGCTGAATTCCGAGCAATACACGGCTGGCCACCAGGTCACCCTGACGCTCCTAAGCCCACTTGA
- a CDS encoding tyrosine-type recombinase/integrase, translated as MPASPRKAFKVRRGNSHLTCYPWTHPTTRKELWRYAWRESVGKPWRYVTEATKANIEASAHEKLEQLEAGGLVWSGLAGDEQRFLEAVHRQTTPADWPAVLDFLKARKRSSDIVGAVARFMDWKTEAAGEETPHLARVRGVLEEMSTAFTGRDVAEIHAPDLLEWWRGRGEGKSPKRRKDIRSALVTFWSWARREGIAGADPITPAERIPSVQVDHGERRVLTIDEMERLFAAVDPKFRVWAVLGAFAGLRPEEIAPPTKGSSKKKRKRGLHIEEIDWTFGVIRVPAVVSKVNTPRVVPFNDALRAGLAWANIEPGMTGPVCLLNPVEEGETMRLGKAVFKTGWPQDALRHSYGSYRNAVVRSLPKVAEEMGTSVTMLNRHYHNPKAEEEGHQWFALRPKCSDFVPMKRRSKAVKPIEATG; from the coding sequence ATGCCCGCATCCCCTCGCAAAGCTTTCAAAGTGCGCCGAGGTAACTCACACCTCACGTGCTACCCGTGGACGCATCCGACCACCCGCAAGGAGCTATGGCGTTACGCGTGGCGCGAGTCGGTCGGCAAGCCGTGGCGCTACGTGACCGAGGCCACGAAGGCCAACATCGAGGCAAGCGCCCACGAGAAGCTCGAACAACTTGAAGCCGGCGGGCTGGTCTGGAGTGGCCTTGCTGGCGACGAGCAGAGGTTCCTCGAAGCGGTTCACCGGCAAACGACACCCGCGGATTGGCCGGCGGTGCTCGACTTCCTAAAGGCCCGGAAGCGCAGCTCCGACATCGTAGGCGCCGTCGCCCGCTTCATGGACTGGAAGACCGAAGCCGCCGGTGAAGAGACCCCGCACCTTGCCCGCGTTCGGGGAGTACTGGAGGAGATGTCCACCGCCTTCACCGGCCGGGATGTCGCCGAGATCCACGCGCCCGATCTGCTTGAGTGGTGGCGTGGGCGAGGGGAGGGGAAGAGCCCGAAGCGCCGGAAGGACATCCGCAGCGCCCTAGTGACCTTTTGGTCTTGGGCGCGCCGCGAGGGCATCGCCGGTGCCGATCCGATTACTCCGGCCGAGCGCATCCCATCGGTGCAGGTGGATCATGGCGAGCGTCGCGTCCTGACGATCGACGAGATGGAGAGGCTCTTCGCCGCCGTGGACCCGAAGTTCCGCGTCTGGGCGGTGCTGGGCGCGTTCGCCGGTCTCCGGCCCGAAGAGATCGCCCCGCCGACCAAGGGCTCCAGCAAGAAGAAGCGGAAGCGCGGGCTGCACATCGAAGAAATCGACTGGACCTTCGGCGTGATCCGGGTGCCTGCCGTTGTCTCAAAGGTGAACACGCCCCGCGTGGTGCCGTTCAACGATGCTCTGCGCGCCGGCCTCGCTTGGGCGAACATTGAGCCGGGAATGACCGGCCCGGTCTGTCTGCTCAATCCCGTGGAGGAAGGGGAGACCATGCGGCTCGGGAAAGCGGTGTTCAAAACCGGCTGGCCCCAGGACGCGCTCCGGCACTCCTACGGCAGTTACAGGAATGCGGTGGTTCGCTCGCTCCCGAAGGTGGCAGAAGAGATGGGAACGTCGGTGACAATGCTCAATCGCCACTACCACAATCCCAAGGCCGAAGAGGAGGGACACCAGTGGTTCGCACTGCGTCCAAAATGTTCCGATTTTGTTCCGATGAAACGGAGGTCTAAGGCTGTAAAACCGATCGAGGCCACCGGCTGA
- a CDS encoding DUF6624 domain-containing protein encodes MDSGVRHILVFGAAAVVAFVVPRRSCAGETAPGLPHEQKANFDSALSAEILKLFAEDQKLLARFGDAKRDPEFSGAYERYKGTILKTHPSVFYDLAVKELWAADPDALALVTEIVRWRASTTGRLKTLILQNGWPTRQLVGDEAAAAVFFLFGHADTDNAWRRAQLDTIKRVFEVDHFNPRLFAHICDRIESVDNAAQIFGTVMGPGTAVGTAELYRPLKDGYDAVNLRRLQIGLPPMEADLERFRKGAKVGPYMTPIFKEWNMSEVYSPSEAVEKPSE; translated from the coding sequence ATGGACTCTGGCGTGCGGCACATTCTGGTTTTTGGCGCAGCGGCGGTCGTCGCATTCGTTGTTCCCCGACGATCATGCGCGGGCGAGACCGCCCCCGGCCTGCCACATGAGCAGAAAGCGAATTTCGATTCCGCCCTCTCCGCGGAGATCTTGAAATTGTTCGCAGAAGATCAGAAGCTGCTAGCTCGTTTTGGAGATGCGAAACGAGACCCGGAATTCAGTGGCGCTTACGAGAGGTATAAGGGCACCATCCTCAAGACGCATCCCTCGGTTTTTTACGATCTCGCCGTTAAAGAATTGTGGGCTGCCGACCCTGACGCTCTGGCGCTCGTGACAGAAATTGTTAGATGGCGCGCCTCCACAACCGGCAGATTGAAAACGCTGATTTTACAGAACGGATGGCCAACACGTCAGCTCGTGGGTGACGAGGCGGCGGCAGCGGTTTTCTTTCTATTCGGACACGCTGACACCGACAATGCGTGGAGACGAGCGCAGCTCGACACGATCAAGCGGGTTTTCGAGGTAGATCATTTTAACCCCCGGCTATTTGCCCATATTTGCGATCGAATTGAGTCTGTGGACAATGCCGCCCAGATCTTCGGAACAGTCATGGGACCCGGAACGGCGGTGGGAACTGCGGAGCTATACCGCCCGCTGAAGGACGGCTACGACGCCGTCAATCTCCGGCGATTGCAGATAGGACTGCCGCCCATGGAAGCAGATTTGGAGAGGTTCAGAAAAGGTGCTAAAGTCGGCCCCTACATGACGCCGATTTTCAAAGAGTGGAACATGTCTGAGGTGTATTCACCAAGCGAGGCCGTGGAGAAACCATCGGAATAG
- a CDS encoding GNAT family N-acetyltransferase produces the protein MSEIQTKVEEHCSPQDRELIVRELVRFNDTHAAPENYHDLVVLSRRDGALVGGLIGYTHWHWLFIKQLWVSEGHRQLGIGTSLMTAAEREAVARGCLHAHCDTFDFQALPFYQKLGYQTFGSLADYPVGHTRYFLSKRNLKEPESPARFVQPTP, from the coding sequence GTGAGCGAAATCCAAACCAAAGTCGAAGAGCACTGCTCACCCCAGGACCGTGAGCTGATCGTACGGGAATTGGTCCGCTTCAACGACACCCACGCCGCACCGGAAAACTACCACGATCTGGTGGTGCTCTCCCGTCGCGATGGAGCGCTTGTTGGCGGCCTCATCGGCTACACCCACTGGCACTGGCTTTTCATCAAGCAGCTCTGGGTCTCCGAAGGCCATCGCCAACTTGGCATCGGCACCAGCCTCATGACCGCCGCAGAACGCGAAGCCGTCGCGCGCGGCTGCCTTCATGCACATTGCGACACCTTCGATTTCCAAGCCCTGCCTTTTTACCAAAAGCTCGGCTACCAGACGTTCGGAAGTCTCGCGGACTACCCGGTGGGCCACACGAGATACTTCCTCTCAAAGCGAAACCTGAAGGAACCGGAAAGTCCGGCCCGGTTTGTGCAGCCAACGCCGTAA
- a CDS encoding PQQ-dependent sugar dehydrogenase: MYRPILLFLFSSLLAHGEADSSPRLVPVCPNLVFEDNASAAAVVPDDSGRVIVGLQRGMLKLLPQSEDASQADTFLDLREKMKEETDFEEGIHGIAFHPDFRNNRKVYLSYSQRGPRRTIISEFTVPTGDDFKAEPASERIILEHPHPLGNHWGGGIVFGNDGLLYIAIGDGGLRDDPYRLGQNLWSLHGKILRIDVNRQSRALPYGIPEDNPFVNRQEIRDEIWAYGFRNPWGISIDRPTGNLWCADVGQDKWEEVNLVKPGGNYGWSEREGPERFATRANAPEEGGPFVQPYHAYQHSEGISITGGFVYRGKQLPSLVGHYLFADWGAGKVWAIPAEGKAPDEAPRLLFAKTPDNHPAFVPTVFIADASGEPLLFSHAPSVVYTLKENRALAVTDEIIPEQEESLPSVTPDEPDLPGDVAPDEETEVSI; this comes from the coding sequence ATGTATCGCCCGATCCTTCTCTTCCTTTTCTCCAGCCTGCTCGCCCACGGCGAAGCCGACTCATCGCCGCGTTTGGTGCCGGTCTGCCCGAACCTGGTGTTCGAGGACAATGCCTCCGCCGCCGCGGTGGTGCCGGATGACTCAGGCCGAGTGATCGTTGGCCTCCAGCGGGGAATGCTGAAGCTACTCCCCCAATCGGAAGACGCCTCCCAAGCGGACACCTTCCTCGATCTCCGCGAGAAGATGAAGGAGGAGACCGACTTCGAAGAGGGGATCCATGGCATCGCCTTCCACCCGGACTTCAGGAACAACCGCAAAGTCTACCTCTCCTACTCCCAACGCGGGCCGCGCCGCACCATCATCAGCGAATTCACCGTGCCGACTGGCGATGACTTCAAGGCGGAGCCGGCCAGCGAGCGCATCATCCTCGAGCACCCACACCCGCTCGGCAATCATTGGGGCGGCGGCATTGTTTTCGGGAACGACGGCCTGCTCTACATTGCCATCGGCGATGGCGGCCTGCGGGACGATCCCTATCGTCTCGGCCAGAATCTCTGGAGCCTTCACGGGAAGATCCTCCGCATCGATGTGAACCGCCAGAGCCGCGCGCTGCCCTACGGCATCCCGGAGGACAATCCCTTCGTGAATCGCCAGGAAATCCGCGACGAGATCTGGGCCTATGGCTTCCGCAATCCCTGGGGCATCTCCATCGATCGTCCCACCGGCAATCTCTGGTGCGCCGACGTCGGCCAGGACAAGTGGGAAGAGGTCAATCTCGTCAAACCCGGCGGCAACTACGGCTGGAGCGAGCGGGAGGGCCCGGAGCGCTTCGCCACCCGCGCGAATGCCCCTGAGGAAGGTGGTCCCTTCGTCCAGCCCTATCACGCCTATCAGCACTCGGAGGGCATCAGCATCACCGGCGGATTTGTCTATCGCGGCAAGCAGCTGCCATCGCTCGTCGGCCACTACCTCTTTGCCGATTGGGGAGCCGGAAAAGTCTGGGCCATCCCCGCCGAAGGCAAGGCCCCCGATGAAGCCCCCAGGCTGCTCTTCGCCAAGACGCCGGACAACCACCCGGCGTTCGTCCCCACCGTCTTCATCGCGGACGCCTCGGGCGAGCCACTGCTATTCTCCCACGCGCCGTCCGTCGTCTACACGCTAAAGGAAAACCGCGCTCTCGCTGTCACCGACGAGATCATCCCCGAGCAGGAAGAAAGCCTGCCCTCAGTCACTCCGGACGAACCCGACCTACCAGGCGACGTCGCGCCGGATGAAGAGACGGAAGTGTCCATCTGA
- a CDS encoding 3-keto-disaccharide hydrolase → MIKKLFTALMASALVLTASAADQEKDEKGFVSLFDGKTLDGWKVGGDQKAIRVEDGAIVANGNCTHAYYMGKDGKARFKDFELRADIMTKPNSNGGFYIHVDYQDSGWPIAKGYEVQVNNTQSDVVKSGSLYHVVDNKVPFEDNTWMKYVIRVKNGKITVSVNGKELVDYKPKDEESKLQKDGGTFAIQAHDPGSTTLYKNIRVKEL, encoded by the coding sequence ATGATCAAAAAACTATTCACGGCCCTGATGGCCTCCGCCCTCGTCCTCACCGCGTCCGCTGCCGACCAGGAGAAGGATGAAAAAGGATTCGTTTCCCTCTTCGACGGCAAGACCCTCGACGGCTGGAAGGTCGGCGGCGACCAGAAGGCCATCCGCGTGGAAGATGGCGCCATCGTCGCCAATGGCAACTGCACCCATGCCTACTACATGGGCAAGGACGGCAAGGCGAGGTTCAAGGACTTCGAGCTCCGCGCCGACATCATGACCAAGCCGAACTCCAACGGCGGCTTCTACATCCACGTCGACTACCAGGATTCCGGCTGGCCGATCGCCAAGGGCTACGAAGTGCAGGTGAACAACACCCAGTCCGACGTCGTCAAGTCCGGCAGCCTCTACCACGTCGTCGATAACAAGGTGCCCTTTGAGGACAACACCTGGATGAAGTACGTGATCCGCGTCAAAAACGGCAAGATCACCGTCTCCGTCAACGGCAAGGAACTCGTCGACTACAAGCCCAAGGACGAGGAGAGCAAGCTCCAGAAGGACGGCGGCACCTTCGCCATCCAGGCCCACGACCCGGGCAGCACCACGCTCTACAAGAACATCCGCGTCAAGGAGCTCTGA
- a CDS encoding aldo/keto reductase: MDLTPTAYGTWSAGRFMHFGDTLPEERFLSCIQTAWDAGIRTYVTADVYGNGKADELLGQALADKPREEYCLVGMVGHDFYEGQRQGPRGYPRFTELHAPGKFRDYLRQSCEKSLERCRTDRFDLLMLHNPDETGYTSDAVWDGLRALKSEGLAERIGLAPGPANGFTLDLIDCIERRGADIDWMMLILNPLEPWPSCHVLPVCEKNGIKVLTRVADYGGLFHGDMKPGHVFKPGDHRAYRAEGWVDHGLAKIEKMKPIAEKHGLSLIQFASIWNLSQPAVESVVPTFIQEASDGARSIEDQIQDFAALPNVRLTAEESEQVRQIGDNTGCMTLKGASKRHQVSERPDEWPMREDLLELAGRHGLGTEW, translated from the coding sequence ATGGATTTGACCCCGACTGCCTACGGCACCTGGAGCGCCGGCCGCTTCATGCACTTCGGCGACACCCTGCCCGAAGAACGCTTCCTGTCCTGCATCCAGACCGCTTGGGATGCTGGCATCCGCACCTACGTCACCGCCGACGTCTACGGCAATGGCAAGGCCGATGAACTCCTCGGCCAGGCCCTCGCGGACAAGCCGCGCGAGGAATACTGCCTCGTAGGCATGGTCGGCCACGATTTCTACGAGGGCCAGCGCCAGGGCCCCCGCGGCTACCCGCGCTTCACCGAGCTGCACGCCCCCGGTAAGTTCCGCGACTACCTCCGCCAGTCCTGCGAGAAGTCCCTCGAGCGCTGCCGCACCGACCGCTTCGACCTGCTGATGCTGCATAATCCGGACGAAACCGGCTACACCAGCGATGCCGTCTGGGACGGTCTCCGTGCCCTCAAGTCCGAGGGCCTCGCCGAGCGCATCGGCCTCGCCCCGGGCCCAGCGAATGGCTTCACCCTCGATCTCATCGACTGCATCGAGCGCCGCGGCGCCGACATCGATTGGATGATGCTCATCCTCAATCCGCTCGAGCCCTGGCCCTCCTGCCACGTCCTTCCCGTCTGCGAAAAGAACGGCATCAAGGTGCTCACCCGCGTCGCCGACTACGGCGGTCTCTTCCACGGCGACATGAAGCCCGGCCACGTTTTCAAGCCCGGCGACCACCGCGCCTACCGCGCCGAAGGCTGGGTCGATCACGGCCTCGCCAAGATCGAGAAGATGAAGCCCATCGCGGAAAAGCACGGCCTCTCCCTGATCCAGTTCGCCTCCATCTGGAATCTCAGCCAGCCCGCCGTCGAAAGTGTCGTCCCCACCTTCATCCAGGAAGCCAGCGACGGCGCCCGCTCCATCGAAGACCAGATCCAGGACTTCGCCGCCCTGCCAAATGTCCGCCTCACCGCCGAAGAATCCGAACAGGTCCGCCAGATCGGCGACAACACCGGCTGCATGACCCTCAAGGGCGCCAGCAAACGCCATCAGGTCAGCGAGCGCCCCGACGAATGGCCGATGCGCGAGGACCTGCTGGAACTCGCCGGCCGTCACGGCCTGGGCACGGAGTGGTGA